A stretch of Chloroflexota bacterium DNA encodes these proteins:
- a CDS encoding cupin domain-containing protein has product MDLGAQLRLARMAKNLKIRQVAQMTGFSPSFISQVERNLATPSVSALKAISEALGVPIASFFEKVKPPPREGKIESSDEVVVRKHSRKSLVYPGSNIHYELLSPNLQGRMEFLYIRAAAGVGSESYYRHEGEECGFVQRGTMQIEINDNTYTLEAGDSIYFKSTSPHRWRNIGTEDLELIWVITPPTF; this is encoded by the coding sequence ATGGACCTTGGCGCCCAGCTGCGACTAGCCAGAATGGCGAAGAATCTCAAGATTCGCCAGGTTGCTCAGATGACCGGCTTCTCCCCTAGCTTTATCAGCCAGGTCGAACGCAATCTGGCTACCCCATCCGTGTCTGCCCTCAAGGCCATCTCTGAAGCCCTCGGCGTGCCCATCGCCTCCTTTTTTGAGAAGGTCAAGCCTCCCCCAAGGGAGGGTAAGATAGAGAGTAGCGACGAGGTTGTCGTTCGGAAGCACAGCCGAAAGAGTCTCGTCTATCCCGGTTCAAACATTCATTACGAGCTGCTTTCTCCTAATCTACAAGGCAGGATGGAATTCCTTTACATCAGAGCGGCGGCTGGGGTTGGTAGCGAGAGCTATTACCGCCATGAGGGCGAAGAGTGCGGCTTCGTGCAAAGAGGGACGATGCAGATCGAGATCAATGACAATACGTATACTCTCGAGGCAGGGGATTCCATCTACTTCAAAAGTACAAGCCCACACCGCTGGCGCAATATCGGAACCGAGGACCTAGAACTAATCTGGGTTATAACGCCACCCACTTTCTAG